In the Pseudomonadota bacterium genome, one interval contains:
- a CDS encoding glycosyltransferase family 39 protein, producing the protein MYRPSQTLLNRSLLTLATIVLIRLITLGLPDLLDSTEGRYASIAKLMLDRDDWVTPWINFHGEEKPYLGKPPLHFWLMDISYLTFGLNNFSARLPSFISAVGIGVLLATLSATLFGGAAAYLATLIFASSTIIFFLSGAAVLDITLTFGITMALVSFLLADRSRYWGYLFFIGLGLGVLVKGPIAVILAGCTISPWLLIRRWGTGHWPPQLRSLPWIIGPLLFLATTLPWYLWAEHRNPGFLKYFFWNENFGRFFSKEYGDEYGVGHQQPVGVAWLMMLPALFPWSFILIALLVALRKQLFTRATLTALKHDPILLYALIWAISCPALLTAARQYTATYVVPSIPGFALLAVVLWRRQAEGSELTGAATTKILKWAYLLLAVTLMILPIVLILKYDSDRSSAVAGFIAGALLLALGIKTSVLEKPIAALTRITIYSAILYGFATLCLDNNLSNNRSSLSVLTLASSLAKPDSTLSVGFPFYFPFSATFYGPLMTSPNITIVQLDDEQVLVPPTDLIAVRKRNEATLLELDPAKQKLAEVGQWRIYRGSGSNIKN; encoded by the coding sequence ATGTATCGCCCCAGTCAGACCCTGCTCAACAGGTCTCTTCTCACCCTAGCAACCATCGTTTTAATCAGACTCATAACCCTCGGACTCCCAGACCTACTGGATTCTACCGAGGGGCGCTACGCCTCAATCGCCAAATTAATGTTGGACCGTGATGACTGGGTCACCCCATGGATTAATTTTCATGGTGAAGAGAAGCCGTACCTAGGCAAGCCCCCCCTGCACTTCTGGTTAATGGATATAAGTTACTTAACGTTCGGCTTAAATAACTTTAGCGCCAGACTTCCCAGTTTTATAAGTGCCGTCGGCATCGGAGTTTTACTTGCTACCCTTTCAGCCACCCTCTTTGGAGGCGCTGCCGCATACCTGGCAACCCTTATCTTTGCCTCCTCCACTATTATATTCTTCCTCTCCGGTGCAGCCGTACTCGATATAACCCTAACATTCGGCATCACGATGGCGCTGGTGAGTTTCCTGCTAGCCGATCGATCTCGCTACTGGGGCTACCTCTTTTTTATCGGCCTTGGACTTGGCGTGCTGGTTAAGGGGCCAATAGCGGTGATCCTGGCTGGATGCACGATTTCACCCTGGCTGCTGATTCGCCGTTGGGGCACCGGTCATTGGCCCCCCCAGTTACGTTCGCTGCCGTGGATTATCGGCCCCCTGCTTTTCTTAGCGACAACTCTTCCGTGGTATCTCTGGGCTGAACATAGAAACCCTGGGTTTTTAAAGTATTTTTTCTGGAACGAGAACTTTGGACGCTTCTTCTCTAAGGAGTACGGCGACGAATACGGCGTAGGACATCAGCAACCGGTCGGTGTCGCCTGGCTTATGATGCTTCCAGCCCTCTTCCCATGGTCGTTTATCCTGATTGCGTTGCTAGTCGCGCTCCGCAAGCAGCTCTTTACACGCGCCACGCTTACTGCCCTAAAGCATGACCCCATACTACTATATGCTCTAATCTGGGCTATAAGTTGCCCGGCGCTACTTACCGCGGCTCGTCAATATACGGCAACCTATGTAGTTCCATCGATACCGGGCTTTGCGCTGCTAGCAGTTGTATTGTGGCGACGTCAGGCTGAAGGATCTGAATTAACGGGTGCTGCAACTACAAAGATCCTTAAGTGGGCTTATCTACTCTTAGCAGTAACTCTTATGATCTTACCGATAGTTCTGATCTTAAAGTACGATTCCGATAGGAGCTCTGCTGTGGCCGGTTTTATAGCTGGAGCGTTGCTGCTTGCCTTAGGTATCAAAACCTCCGTGCTAGAAAAACCGATTGCAGCCTTAACCCGTATAACTATCTACAGCGCTATCCTCTACGGTTTTGCAACCTTGTGCTTAGATAACAATCTCTCGAACAATCGATCCTCTCTCAGTGTCCTAACATTAGCAAGCTCACTTGCAAAACCGGACAGTACCTTGAGCGTTGGATTCCCCTTTTATTTCCCCTTCTCAGCTACGTTCTACGGCCCACTGATGACCTCGCCCAATATTACTATCGTTCAGCTAGACGATGAGCAGGTACTTGTTCCCCCAACAGATCTGATCGCTGTACGAAAGAGAAATGAAGCCACGCTACTGGAGCTAGACCCAGCAAAGCAGAAGCTTGCTGAAGTTGGCCAGTGGCGAATATATCGGGGCTCTGGAAGTAATATTAAGAACTAG
- a CDS encoding peptidylprolyl isomerase: MERNMLFSLLSIAGVFIGLASVASASAEKLSAEIETSRGKIEIELTPDKTPVTVANFVNLAQKGFYNGVTFHRIIPNFMVQGGDPTATGSGGPGYKFEDEFDSSLKHDTPGVLSMANSGPGTNGSQFFITHVPTPWLDGKHSVFGKVISGQKVVDTLKQGDKIEKITIKGDTTTLFAETKVKDKVAAWNSVLDSKKGS; encoded by the coding sequence ATGGAGAGAAACATGCTTTTTTCCTTACTTTCAATCGCAGGGGTCTTTATTGGCCTGGCGTCAGTGGCATCAGCATCAGCAGAGAAGCTGAGCGCTGAGATCGAGACCAGCAGGGGTAAGATCGAGATTGAACTGACACCGGACAAAACTCCGGTGACCGTCGCAAACTTTGTAAACTTAGCGCAGAAAGGTTTTTATAACGGCGTTACGTTTCATCGCATTATCCCGAACTTTATGGTTCAGGGGGGTGATCCAACGGCGACCGGTTCAGGTGGACCAGGGTACAAATTTGAGGACGAGTTTGACTCCTCCCTCAAGCACGATACTCCCGGGGTCCTCTCGATGGCTAACTCTGGTCCAGGAACCAACGGTAGTCAGTTCTTTATCACCCATGTGCCAACTCCGTGGCTTGATGGCAAGCACTCTGTATTCGGCAAGGTGATAAGTGGGCAGAAGGTTGTCGATACCCTTAAGCAGGGCGACAAGATCGAAAAGATTACGATTAAGGGCGATACAACAACGCTCTTCGCCGAGACAAAGGTGAAGGATAAAGTTGCTGCCTGGAACTCAGTACTAGATAGTAAGAAGGGTTCGTAA
- a CDS encoding M20/M25/M40 family metallo-hydrolase produces the protein MFAAHMDEIGFYASYVDDLGFVRLQEVGGFDTRNLFARRVIVHTKNGPLRGVLTATGKALHILTPEERRVYKEISDFYVDLGLPAKTVKKRVEIGDMVTLDAPFVEFGEYASGKCLDNRVQVYIGIRALQALKKSPKHDIYGVFTVQEEVGLRGAFTSTYGIEPHIGIALDTTVASDTPGVPGELRVTSLGKGVGIKVLDGSVICHRELVDRCVALSKKNRIKYQLEILPRGGTDAGAIQRSRSGVKTITLSVPTRHLHTVIETVHKDDVSATEALLKRLLEG, from the coding sequence ATGTTCGCCGCACATATGGATGAGATCGGCTTTTATGCCAGCTACGTAGATGATCTCGGTTTCGTTAGATTGCAGGAGGTTGGGGGCTTCGATACCAGGAACCTCTTTGCGCGGCGCGTTATCGTGCATACCAAGAACGGGCCGTTGCGGGGCGTTCTAACGGCAACTGGCAAGGCGCTACATATCTTAACCCCTGAGGAGCGCCGCGTTTACAAAGAGATCTCGGATTTTTATGTTGACCTCGGACTGCCCGCCAAGACGGTAAAGAAACGGGTTGAGATCGGCGATATGGTTACGCTGGACGCGCCCTTTGTTGAATTTGGCGAGTATGCCAGTGGCAAATGCCTCGACAATCGGGTGCAGGTGTATATCGGTATTAGGGCGTTGCAGGCCCTAAAGAAAAGCCCTAAGCACGATATATATGGTGTGTTTACGGTGCAGGAGGAGGTCGGGCTACGCGGGGCGTTTACCAGCACCTACGGAATTGAGCCCCATATCGGTATAGCGCTCGACACAACGGTTGCCTCTGATACACCAGGGGTTCCTGGGGAGCTGCGAGTTACCTCACTTGGAAAGGGGGTAGGGATTAAGGTGCTCGATGGTTCAGTTATCTGTCACCGTGAGTTGGTCGACAGGTGCGTGGCGCTCTCAAAGAAAAATAGAATTAAATATCAACTTGAGATTCTGCCCCGTGGAGGCACCGATGCGGGAGCCATTCAACGATCCCGTAGCGGGGTGAAAACGATCACGCTCTCCGTTCCAACCAGACATCTACACACAGTTATTGAGACTGTTCACAAAGACGATGTGAGTGCAACGGAAGCGCTGCTTAAGCGCCTTCTCGAGGGCTAG
- the htpX gene encoding protease HtpX, translating to MIMKRIVLFLLTNILIVFTLNILISVLGIGHYMTAQGISYPDLAAFCLVWGMTGSFISLALSKVSAKWMMKIQVVEKSSPELGWLVSMIEQLSRKAGLPVTPEIGIYESPEVNAFATGPSKRRSLVAFSTGLLQSMDRNEIEGVAGHEIAHIANGDMVTMTLLQGVVNAFVMFFARIAAWAISQNVREESRHSVQFMTTMVLEILLGILGMLVICAFSRHREFRADKGGAEYAGKYDMIAALKRLSMNKQRFDKEPALATLKIAGGVGRFFATHPPLEDRIKALQAAQ from the coding sequence CTGATTATGAAAAGAATAGTACTATTTCTACTCACAAACATCCTGATAGTTTTTACCTTAAATATCCTCATCTCTGTGCTCGGTATCGGTCACTATATGACCGCTCAGGGCATCAGTTATCCGGACCTCGCGGCGTTCTGCTTGGTATGGGGTATGACCGGCTCCTTTATATCGCTGGCGCTCTCAAAGGTGAGTGCCAAGTGGATGATGAAGATTCAGGTAGTCGAGAAGAGCTCCCCTGAGCTCGGATGGCTCGTCTCCATGATAGAGCAGCTCTCGCGCAAGGCTGGACTCCCCGTTACACCAGAGATCGGCATCTACGAGAGCCCAGAGGTCAACGCATTTGCAACCGGCCCATCTAAGCGGCGCTCACTCGTCGCCTTCTCAACTGGGCTGCTACAATCCATGGATCGTAACGAGATCGAGGGGGTTGCTGGCCACGAGATAGCGCACATCGCTAACGGCGATATGGTTACAATGACCCTGCTCCAGGGTGTGGTAAACGCCTTCGTTATGTTCTTTGCGCGCATTGCAGCGTGGGCCATCTCTCAGAATGTGCGTGAAGAGAGCCGCCACTCCGTTCAGTTTATGACAACTATGGTGCTTGAGATCCTGCTCGGAATACTTGGTATGTTGGTTATCTGCGCCTTCTCTCGTCATAGAGAGTTCCGTGCCGATAAGGGTGGTGCAGAGTATGCTGGCAAATACGATATGATCGCCGCCCTGAAACGGCTCTCCATGAACAAACAGAGATTTGATAAGGAGCCCGCCCTTGCAACCCTTAAGATAGCGGGTGGTGTTGGTCGATTCTTCGCCACGCATCCCCCACTTGAGGATCGTATTAAGGCGCTGCAGGCTGCTCAATAA
- the fliW gene encoding flagellar assembly protein FliW yields the protein MNSEELEKNKEMIIFMSSRFGEMQVPAASIIEIPSGVIGFPEATRYVMLEHKHPFSWLHAVDDPNLAFVVVDGFEFGQQFDVKPPINDKDGDFREDDEYAILIIVTVRPDPRMTTANLKAPIFVNMRNRCGVQVIFDDPRYSTRFSLWSDDAQPAESAPREESPREEPAAQGDSKHSDAGE from the coding sequence ATGAACAGCGAGGAGTTGGAAAAAAACAAAGAGATGATTATCTTCATGAGCTCGCGCTTTGGAGAGATGCAGGTCCCCGCAGCCAGCATTATCGAGATTCCGTCCGGAGTGATCGGGTTTCCCGAGGCCACCCGTTACGTCATGCTTGAGCATAAGCACCCCTTTTCATGGTTGCATGCCGTAGATGATCCTAACCTAGCTTTTGTCGTAGTTGATGGTTTTGAGTTCGGACAGCAGTTCGACGTCAAGCCACCGATCAATGACAAGGACGGTGATTTCCGTGAGGACGACGAGTACGCTATCCTGATAATCGTTACGGTCCGCCCGGATCCCCGCATGACAACGGCAAATCTTAAGGCACCGATCTTTGTAAACATGAGAAATCGCTGTGGTGTGCAGGTAATCTTTGATGATCCACGCTACTCGACCCGCTTCTCTCTATGGAGCGACGATGCGCAGCCCGCCGAAAGTGCGCCCAGAGAGGAGTCCCCCAGGGAAGAGCCCGCTGCCCAGGGCGACAGCAAGCACAGCGATGCCGGCGAATAG
- the csrA gene encoding carbon storage regulator CsrA — protein sequence MLILTRKPGESLYIGDSVKITIVEIKGNQIRVGIDAPTDLRIYREEIYMQILEENRTAAEGVMSGNALDQLTGGWKGRSGAESYEGGSLKSTKRVVTDSRGKDQSKDAFVESHKKHTKTPGDNTENFRGRPQHEGGKE from the coding sequence ATGTTAATTTTGACACGGAAACCGGGAGAGAGTCTCTATATCGGTGATTCTGTAAAGATCACGATAGTTGAGATTAAGGGTAATCAGATACGAGTTGGAATTGATGCTCCTACTGATCTGAGAATTTATCGCGAAGAGATCTACATGCAGATCCTAGAAGAAAATCGCACGGCTGCCGAGGGGGTTATGAGTGGTAATGCCCTTGATCAGTTGACTGGTGGTTGGAAGGGGAGATCTGGTGCAGAGTCGTATGAGGGAGGATCTCTGAAGTCTACCAAAAGGGTGGTGACTGATAGCAGAGGTAAAGATCAGAGTAAGGATGCCTTTGTGGAAAGTCACAAAAAACACACAAAGACACCCGGGGACAATACAGAGAACTTTAGAGGTCGTCCTCAGCATGAGGGGGGCAAAGAGTGA